GAACAGGCCGCGTTTCGTGAACACTGTCAGCGGTTTTTAAAAATCGGCATCCCCAAACCGCCAGCCTTTCGGCTGCCCCAGTCGGCACTCGAAATCATGACCCGTGAACAGTTGGACTTTCTGGTCGTCTGGCAGAAAAAGGCCTATCAGGCAGGCCTTGTCGGGTGTGATTATCCCGAGGAATACGGCGGCGGGGGGCGCACGGATTGTCAGCGGATCGCCAACGAGGAGATGTCAAAAGCGCCGGCCTATTTTTTCCCCAACATCGTCGGGCTGGGCATGGCCGGACCCGCCATCTACCACCACGGAACCGAGGTGCAGAAAAGAAGGTTCCTTCCCAAGATCCTTTCCGGGGAGGAAATCTGGTGCCAGGGATTCAGCGAACCGGATGCGGGATCGGACCTGGCCAATGTCCAGACCTTCGGGGTGAAAGAGGGCGACAACTGGGTGGTCAACGGCCAAAAGATATGGACCTCCCTGGCCCAGTTCGCCCACTGGATGATTCTGCTGTGCCGGCATGACACGCACGAAAAGTACACCGGGCTGACTTATTTTCTGGCCCCCATGCAGCCGGTGTCTGAAAAAAGCGTGGACGTTCGGCCGCTGATCAAGATGACCGGAGAATCCGGGTTCAACGAAGTGTTTTTAAATGATCACATCGTGCCGGACGCGTACCGGCTGGACGATGTCGGCAAAGGATGGCATGTGGCCATGACGACCCTGCTGCACGAGAGAGGCGCCGGCGGTCTGGTGACCCCCCGCTCGGCTGGATCCGGCGTTGAGCAATCGAAGGTGTCCCAAGACAGTCCTCAAAACCTGATCGGGCTGTCCCGAAAATGCGCATTAAACGGCCGCCGCACCTGCGACGATCCCCTCATTCGCGACCGCATCATGCAACTGATCATCCGCGAAAAGGGATTGGAACAGTGCGCCCGCCGCGCCCGGGTCAAAGGGCTTGTGGACAATGAATTGAGAATACCGCTGCAGGCCAAGGTCGTTTCGAGCGAACTGCTGCAGGATACGGGAGCCCTGGCAATGGATATCGAAGGCGCAGCGGGTTCTTATTACATCGCGGACGAAAATGCTCCGGAAAAGGGAAAGTGGCCGTTGCTGCACATGAACTCCTACGGCATGACCATTGCCGCCGGAACCAGTGAAATCCAACGAAATATTATCGGGGAGCGCATCCTTGGGCTCCCGAAATCGAAATAGGGAGAATTGGTGTGACGGCACAACCGGACAACTTCGGCTTCGGCACCGAGGAGCAGATGCTGAAAACCGAAGCGCGAAAATTTTTCAAGAACAACTGTGACGATTTGAAACTGATGGATCTCGTGGCCCAGGACCCCGACCCGCACCGACAACCGGCATGCCACTGGGACCGGAAAGCCTGGAAGCAGATGGGCGAACTGGGATGGACCTCCCTGGCGGTGCCGGAAAGGGCCGGGGGAATCGGAATGCAGGCTGTCGGCGTGGCCGGTCTGGTGGAAGAAGCCGGCCGGGCGGCATTCCCATCCCCCCTTTTGACAAGCGTCAACGCGATCTATGTCCTTTCCTGCTGCCGATCGCCGGAGGCCGATGACATCCTGCGCAGCATCGCCGGCGGGAAAAGCGCCAGCCTGGGGATCATGGATCCAAACGGTTCCTGGAAAGGAACGACTGCCGGCTTTAAGGCAAGCGTGTCCGGAACCACGCTTCTAGATGGAACCAGCTGGTTTGTTCAGGATGCCCAAAAGGTCGATTTTTTCGTGGTCAAAGCCGCATTCGAAGAAGGGGCCGGACTCATCGCCGTTCCCAGAGAGGCCCAGGGTCTCGAGGTGGTGGCCGATTCCATCGTCGACCTGACCCGCGATCAGGCCCACATCGTGTTCCGAGGTGTGGAAATAGAACCGGAGTGGATCGTGGCCATGCCCGGAAAAGCGGATGCCGTCATCGAAATGGCGGAGCCGTTTATTTTCACCATGATTGCCGCAGATATGTGCGGCGCCGGGGAGTGGCAGCTCAAAACCTGCGCTGAATACGCCAAAAGCCGGGTCCAGTTCGGCCGTCCCATCGGTTTTTTCCAGGCCGTCAAACACCCCATCGTCAACATGATGATCATGATCGATGAAGCCCGGTCGCTGATGTACAACGCCGCCTGCGGGGCCGACCATGAACCGGAGCAATTTGCCGGCTACGCGCACATGGCCAAATCCTCGGCCGGCGACATGGCCCAATACTGTTCGGATCGTTGTATTCAACTGCACGGCGGTATGGGCTTTACCTGGGAAGCGACCGCGCATCTGTATTTCAAACGCCAGCTGCACAACAAGGCCCTGTTCGGAGACGGCCGGTACCACCGCGCGCAACTGGCCGACATGATGATGGGCCGCATGTAAAAATCCCTAAATTCTAATTCGCCAAATTCTGAACAAATACCAAATTCAAATGTTCAAATACTAAAACGGCATACGGTGTACGGTATGCGGCGAGCCCCCTGTTAGCCCCTTACAAGTTCAATGAAAAAAAATAAAACCAATCACGAAAGCACGAAAGCGGAAACGCACGAAAATTTTCAAGGTCTTTTTCCTGTTTTTGTACTTTCTTGTTTTCTTAATAAATGATCTTTATCTTTTCCGGTTTATCCATGTCCTATTTTTTCTTGACAGCGGCGCCGTAACTGTCCATAAATTATATTTAATTATATTTATAATCAATTTTTCAAACGACAGGGCAGACGATGAGCACAACACAGCGTGCAAAAAATAGAAAACCGATGAAACGCGGCTCCATCGACACCATTTTCACACAGATAAAAACCATGATGTACAATCAGGAGCTCGCTCCCGGCCAGAAACTGATCTATCAGGATCTGGCGCATCGGCTGAATGTCAGTACCACCCCCATCCTGCAGGCCTTGCACCGACTGGAGAGCGCCAAACTGGTCCGCTATGAACAAAACAAGGGTTTTTTCGTTGGAGAGATTACCGAAACCGAGGCGCGCGAGCTCTATCAGGCCAGAGAAGCCCTGGAAATTTACCTGATTCCCATCCTTATGGAGAAACTGACCAAAAAACGCGTCCAGGAAATCAGGAACTCCTTTCGGATACACAAAAACAGCACCGCCCCCAACGACCGGCGCAAACTCATGCTGACGGATGCGGAATTTCACCTGACCATCGCCAAGGCTTCCGAACACAAGGTCATTGTCGATCTGCTCAGCACGATTATGGAGCGCATTTACATCAAGTATAAAGCCGAATACCTGGGCGAGGAGCGGATTAAGGGCGTACTCAAACATCACCGCGACATCCTCGAGAGTCTCGAGAAAAAAGACGTTGCAACGGCCATTCGGCGCACCCGAGACCACATCCAGTCGGGTATGAGCCACATGGTCGAAAGCCTTAAAAACAGGCATCTGGAGTCTTTGTAGCGTTATAAAACCGCGCTATAGGACCCCGTCCGCCCGGGCGGGGGATCAATCCCATCATAGCCGCTACAACTGCAGGGCCGAACAGGCCGCTCTCTCCTTATACGGCTCCAGGATTCTCAAAACACAGGGTAAAGCCCTGGACGACAATGCGAAGAAAAGTTATAGTGAAGGCGCTTCGCGGCTTGCCGCAGGGTATCGCTCGGTAGAACCGCGCCATCCAAATCGAAACAATCCGCTCATGATTTCGATTTGGATAGCGACAGGTTCGCAGA
This region of Deltaproteobacteria bacterium genomic DNA includes:
- a CDS encoding acyl-CoA/acyl-ACP dehydrogenase, whose protein sequence is MTAQPDNFGFGTEEQMLKTEARKFFKNNCDDLKLMDLVAQDPDPHRQPACHWDRKAWKQMGELGWTSLAVPERAGGIGMQAVGVAGLVEEAGRAAFPSPLLTSVNAIYVLSCCRSPEADDILRSIAGGKSASLGIMDPNGSWKGTTAGFKASVSGTTLLDGTSWFVQDAQKVDFFVVKAAFEEGAGLIAVPREAQGLEVVADSIVDLTRDQAHIVFRGVEIEPEWIVAMPGKADAVIEMAEPFIFTMIAADMCGAGEWQLKTCAEYAKSRVQFGRPIGFFQAVKHPIVNMMIMIDEARSLMYNAACGADHEPEQFAGYAHMAKSSAGDMAQYCSDRCIQLHGGMGFTWEATAHLYFKRQLHNKALFGDGRYHRAQLADMMMGRM
- a CDS encoding GntR family transcriptional regulator, with amino-acid sequence MSTTQRAKNRKPMKRGSIDTIFTQIKTMMYNQELAPGQKLIYQDLAHRLNVSTTPILQALHRLESAKLVRYEQNKGFFVGEITETEARELYQAREALEIYLIPILMEKLTKKRVQEIRNSFRIHKNSTAPNDRRKLMLTDAEFHLTIAKASEHKVIVDLLSTIMERIYIKYKAEYLGEERIKGVLKHHRDILESLEKKDVATAIRRTRDHIQSGMSHMVESLKNRHLESL
- a CDS encoding acyl-CoA dehydrogenase family protein, which gives rise to MKDSSRKDTQEQAAFREHCQRFLKIGIPKPPAFRLPQSALEIMTREQLDFLVVWQKKAYQAGLVGCDYPEEYGGGGRTDCQRIANEEMSKAPAYFFPNIVGLGMAGPAIYHHGTEVQKRRFLPKILSGEEIWCQGFSEPDAGSDLANVQTFGVKEGDNWVVNGQKIWTSLAQFAHWMILLCRHDTHEKYTGLTYFLAPMQPVSEKSVDVRPLIKMTGESGFNEVFLNDHIVPDAYRLDDVGKGWHVAMTTLLHERGAGGLVTPRSAGSGVEQSKVSQDSPQNLIGLSRKCALNGRRTCDDPLIRDRIMQLIIREKGLEQCARRARVKGLVDNELRIPLQAKVVSSELLQDTGALAMDIEGAAGSYYIADENAPEKGKWPLLHMNSYGMTIAAGTSEIQRNIIGERILGLPKSK